The Ignicoccus islandicus DSM 13165 sequence AAAGGATACCGGTTGCCTTCGGCCTTAACTTACTAAAGCTCTATATAACAATGCCGGAAGAAACCGAGGGCGGAACCTCTGCGCTTGAAGACCTCTTAAAAGAAGTTGAGGGCGTAAGTGAGGTAGAGGTTGAATCCGTTCACAGAATATCCTATTAGGCATTTTTTGTCGAGTTTGAAAACTTTGTATTTAATTGTACTTTCGCATTCTTCATTTTCGATTTCTCAATCTTCTTAAATCAAATTGAGGGCGCTATACTTCAGAAACTTATCTCCTAATAGATATCATAAAATGTGTTATAAAAGACGAATTGGTGGGGCCGCGGGGATTTGAACCCCGGACCACGGGGGCCCAAGCCCCGCATCCTACCAAGCTAGACGACGGCCCCATCAACATGGCTCTGAGAATCCTTTATTAATCTTCCTCGTGACCCCGTGTAGGTGCTACTAGGGCAAGAACCATAGTCAGCAACATGTATATAGTAGTTATCCAAGTCGCTATTGCTGGACCGATATATTTTACAATAATTGTCCAGAGGAGCACTACACCAATAACCATTATTATTAACCAATCTTGAGTTGAGAGACTTCGCATTTCTTGAAGGCCCCTAGTTTCAAATCTCACCGTCTTTTGATAGCTTTAGGGTGTAATTGAAACATTGAGTTGTTGGCAAAGCCTCGAGAAAAGCATTGTACTGAACGTCGGTAGATGTAGTTGGGGTAAATGTGTATTTTGCGGATGGGGTAAGAGGGAAGGTACGGAAAGTATCGATAACGCTATGAATAAAATAAGGAAAGCCGTAAGAGAGAAAGTACCAAAGAGGTTGAAGATATATACTTCTGGAAGCTTATTCGATGAGAACCAATATCCAAGGTATTTCCAATTATGGTTAGCTGAATTCATAGATAGAACCTGCGTGGAAGAACTTCAAGTTGAGAGCTTACCTTCGTTTATAAAGTACGAATTATTGCAACCTTTCCTCGGAAGATCATACAAACTCATTGTAGCTTTGGGACTAGAGGTGGCTGATAATGACGCACTTAGGAAACTCGGTAAGTATCCTGCCATGAGTGTTGAAAGTTACATCTCGACTGCACTTACCTTAAGGAATCTGGGAGTTGGAACTAGAACTTACGTCTTAGTAAATCCTCCTATCAAAGATTGGGAAGACTTGTTCCATAAGACCGTAGATATTGCATTGAAATACTCCGATGAGGTAGTGTTAATCAATACTTACCCACATTCAGAATCACCTCTATTCACTTTATGGATAAGTGGGAAATGGAGGCCTCTAGATGAAGAGCATTTCATGAGAATTGTCAAACCATATCTAAATAATCCGAGGATATCAATAGACTTCAACAATTTCGCTTTCAAACCAAACTTTCCAAAACGCTTAAGGAAACGTATAAAAGGGGCCGGTAAGGAACAGCTTATTCATCCGTACTACGAAGTGTGGCAAGACTTCATTACGAGGTTCTATACTCCACCTAGAAGGAAATCGGTTCTCTTATTTGTGCCTTGTTCTTATAGAAAACCATATTATAAGAGTAAGACGTGGAAAGCAATACTGAACGTTCTAAGAAGGGTTGGATTAAGAAGTGTGACGCACCTCGTTGCGATAAGTTCACCAGGAGTAGTTCCTGAAGAATTTTCCAATGAATATCCCTTTAACAGCTACGATTGGCCCGAGTGGGAGGAAACCGAAGAAATAAAGAGACTCTATATTAAAGTGAATAAAGAGAGAATAAAGAGATACTTACTACGTCATAAGGATAAGTATAAGGTAATCGCATACTACTTGAAGCCTTCTAGTGAAAGCGCAAAAGC is a genomic window containing:
- a CDS encoding elongation factor 1-beta codes for the protein MVKVLVTVKVYPDSVERDLNQLEESIKSKLPENYEIIKSERIPVAFGLNLLKLYITMPEETEGGTSALEDLLKEVEGVSEVEVESVHRISY
- a CDS encoding DUF5591 domain-containing protein; amino-acid sequence: MSCWQSLEKSIVLNVGRCSWGKCVFCGWGKREGTESIDNAMNKIRKAVREKVPKRLKIYTSGSLFDENQYPRYFQLWLAEFIDRTCVEELQVESLPSFIKYELLQPFLGRSYKLIVALGLEVADNDALRKLGKYPAMSVESYISTALTLRNLGVGTRTYVLVNPPIKDWEDLFHKTVDIALKYSDEVVLINTYPHSESPLFTLWISGKWRPLDEEHFMRIVKPYLNNPRISIDFNNFAFKPNFPKRLRKRIKGAGKEQLIHPYYEVWQDFITRFYTPPRRKSVLLFVPCSYRKPYYKSKTWKAILNVLRRVGLRSVTHLVAISSPGVVPEEFSNEYPFNSYDWPEWEETEEIKRLYIKVNKERIKRYLLRHKDKYKVIAYYLKPSSESAKALEEACKELGLECIKCLPEEVFEKVRKEVTSSEITHELSLKSLEECLKRIKVKYEIRKAKT